The Chitinophaga flava genome has a segment encoding these proteins:
- a CDS encoding serine hydrolase domain-containing protein yields MRNLCLAILLAFVVSSCKKNKDEAVPQEPLKTAAVSQQVDKLVNDIKIPGIAVALVGPDGIIWSKTAGMANLEKKEPITDKTVFKLGSVAKPFIAFSVMKLVEQGKLNLDTNVNDYLPFTLQNPKNPGKKITLRTLLSHTSGIIDTVYSRFLLADFIVKERDHPVPVSEYIRGMLDPTGKYYSPDSFLDDRKKTIYSYSNVGAALAAYIVELTVKENFDTWSTNQFIAPLNTTTLTWHLRDFASQPYAIPYGPGLQPWGKYSIVDYCTGGLHSNLADLATYTRMLINNGNHNGKQVISPTTLDAMSTIQFPDAEPIQGLFWEKLKINNRIIFGHSGGVIGGYAFLYIRPDTKRGVVVILNRNANPTEGAEIDKLQEMLFEL; encoded by the coding sequence ATGAGAAACCTCTGCTTAGCAATTTTACTGGCCTTTGTGGTCAGCTCCTGTAAAAAAAATAAAGATGAAGCAGTTCCGCAGGAACCACTGAAAACAGCTGCTGTATCACAACAGGTAGACAAACTAGTCAATGACATCAAAATCCCCGGTATAGCAGTTGCACTGGTAGGCCCCGATGGGATTATATGGTCCAAAACCGCAGGCATGGCCAACCTGGAGAAAAAAGAGCCCATCACCGACAAAACTGTTTTTAAACTGGGCTCTGTTGCCAAGCCGTTTATCGCTTTCAGCGTAATGAAGCTGGTGGAACAAGGAAAGTTAAATCTGGATACTAACGTCAACGACTATCTGCCGTTTACCCTACAGAACCCAAAAAATCCCGGTAAAAAGATTACCCTGCGGACATTATTGAGTCATACTTCCGGTATTATTGATACCGTATACAGCAGATTCCTTTTGGCAGATTTTATTGTAAAGGAAAGAGATCATCCGGTTCCTGTCAGCGAGTACATACGCGGCATGCTCGACCCCACCGGAAAATACTACAGCCCTGACTCCTTCCTCGATGACCGTAAAAAAACTATCTACAGCTATTCCAATGTGGGTGCAGCGCTGGCAGCTTATATCGTGGAGCTGACCGTAAAGGAAAACTTCGACACCTGGTCTACCAACCAGTTTATCGCCCCTTTAAACACCACTACCTTAACATGGCACCTGCGGGATTTCGCGTCCCAACCCTATGCCATACCTTATGGCCCGGGATTGCAACCCTGGGGCAAATACAGCATCGTAGATTATTGCACCGGCGGACTGCACAGCAACCTCGCTGATCTGGCCACTTATACCCGAATGCTGATTAACAACGGTAATCACAACGGTAAACAGGTGATTTCCCCCACTACACTGGACGCCATGAGCACAATACAGTTTCCTGATGCCGAACCTATACAGGGCCTGTTCTGGGAAAAACTGAAGATAAACAACCGGATTATTTTCGGGCATTCAGGAGGTGTAATCGGCGGCTATGCCTTTCTGTATATCAGGCCTGACACAAAACGAGGTGTCGTTGTTATTCTCAACCGTAACGCGAACCCCACCGAAGGCGCGGAGATCGACAAACTGCAGGAAATGCTTTTCGAATTATAA
- a CDS encoding serine hydrolase domain-containing protein, which produces MNVLETKSKLEQQFIQKTTAGPCVYNAYLKVFSEKYAVDWEMAAGSTNGVVADPRQPWHTASIGKTFTAVIIMMLAEQGRISLEDPLVRYLPASLTAGLHVYKGRDYTADITIAHLLSHTSGLPDFYEDKPGNGPYFLQLLLEVPDRLWTAEETVSWTKLYIDPLFPPGEKLHYTDTGYNLLGLVIAAVTGKPYEKVLHEFIFEPLGMQHSYLLQYSTPVVNSPYPVASVFLRRKEIRVEEYRSFSSIYASGQTISTGGDLIIFMQALTTGRLISQASLEKMMVWRKTWTGVDYGMGLMRVRMHMFTRKYDVWGHLGSTGSFMLFNPVFDIYVAGSFNRSGFLTRGIMFVYKVLKAVAKIK; this is translated from the coding sequence ATGAATGTACTGGAAACTAAGTCAAAACTGGAGCAGCAGTTTATTCAAAAGACAACAGCAGGACCTTGTGTTTACAATGCCTATCTGAAAGTATTTTCGGAGAAATATGCCGTGGACTGGGAGATGGCCGCCGGCAGCACAAATGGTGTAGTGGCCGATCCCAGGCAGCCCTGGCATACGGCCAGTATCGGCAAAACGTTTACAGCTGTGATCATCATGATGCTGGCGGAACAAGGCCGCATTAGTCTGGAAGATCCGCTGGTGCGTTATCTTCCGGCTTCGCTGACAGCAGGTCTGCATGTATACAAAGGCCGGGATTACACGGCAGACATCACCATTGCACATCTGCTGTCGCATACTTCCGGACTGCCGGATTTTTATGAAGACAAACCCGGCAACGGACCTTATTTCCTTCAGTTGCTGCTGGAAGTGCCAGACCGGCTTTGGACAGCGGAAGAAACCGTGAGCTGGACCAAACTGTATATAGACCCGCTTTTCCCACCGGGAGAAAAGCTACATTATACCGATACCGGCTACAACTTACTGGGATTGGTGATTGCAGCGGTTACCGGTAAACCCTACGAAAAGGTGTTGCATGAGTTTATTTTTGAACCGCTGGGTATGCAGCACTCTTATCTGTTGCAGTATAGCACTCCGGTAGTGAACAGTCCTTATCCGGTGGCGAGTGTTTTTCTGCGTAGAAAAGAGATCCGTGTAGAGGAGTACAGAAGTTTCAGCAGTATCTATGCATCCGGGCAAACCATCAGTACAGGCGGGGACCTGATCATTTTTATGCAGGCGCTTACAACAGGCCGGCTGATCAGCCAGGCATCGCTGGAAAAGATGATGGTATGGCGGAAAACCTGGACGGGCGTGGATTACGGCATGGGGCTGATGCGGGTGAGAATGCATATGTTTACCCGTAAATATGATGTATGGGGACATCTGGGCTCTACCGGTTCCTTTATGCTTTTTAATCCGGTATTCGATATTTATGTAGCGGGCAGCTTCAATCGTTCGGGCTTCCTGACGAGAGGTATTATGTTTGTGTACAAGGTTTTGAAGGCTGTTGCAAAAATAAAATAG
- a CDS encoding serine hydrolase domain-containing protein, translating into MMRNLCLAILLAFVASSCKKNKDEVVPKEPLKTAAVSQQVDKLINDIKIPGVAVALVGPDGIVWSKTAGMANLEKKEAVTDKTVFKLGSVAKPFIAFSVMKLVEQGKLNLDANVNDYLPFTVQNPKNPGKKITLRTLLSHTSGIIDTAYERHLAEDFVVTERDHPAPISEYIRSMLEPTGKYYSPDSFLDDREKAVYSYSNVGAALAAYIVELTAKENFDTWTTRQFIAPLNTTTLTWHLRDFASQPYAVPYGPALQPWGKYSMVDYCTGGLHSNLTDLATFARMLVNNGNVNGKQIISASSLDAMGQVQYPDIKSTQGLFWERYKLDNRPIFGHSGDVWGSHSLLYINPENKRAAIILYNRDLEDDQRPEINKLLQLLLTL; encoded by the coding sequence ATGATGAGAAACCTCTGCTTAGCAATTTTACTCGCCTTTGTGGCCAGCTCCTGTAAAAAAAATAAAGATGAAGTAGTTCCGAAGGAACCACTGAAGACAGCTGCTGTATCACAACAAGTAGACAAACTAATCAACGACATCAAAATTCCCGGTGTAGCAGTTGCACTGGTTGGCCCCGATGGAATTGTATGGTCTAAAACCGCAGGTATGGCCAATCTGGAGAAAAAAGAAGCCGTCACCGACAAGACTGTCTTTAAACTGGGCTCCGTTGCCAAACCCTTTATCGCTTTCAGCGTAATGAAGCTGGTGGAACAAGGAAAGTTAAATCTGGATGCTAACGTCAACGACTATCTGCCGTTTACCGTACAGAACCCCAAAAACCCGGGTAAAAAGATTACGCTGCGGACCTTATTGAGCCATACCTCCGGTATTATAGATACCGCGTACGAACGACACCTGGCAGAGGATTTCGTCGTAACTGAAAGAGACCATCCAGCTCCTATCAGTGAATATATACGCAGCATGCTCGAGCCTACCGGGAAATACTACAGCCCTGATTCATTTCTCGATGACCGCGAGAAGGCTGTCTATAGCTATTCCAACGTGGGAGCTGCACTGGCGGCTTATATTGTGGAACTGACAGCAAAAGAAAACTTCGACACTTGGACCACCCGTCAGTTTATCGCTCCTTTAAATACCACCACTTTAACATGGCATCTGCGGGATTTCGCATCCCAACCCTATGCTGTGCCTTATGGCCCTGCATTACAACCCTGGGGTAAATACAGCATGGTAGATTACTGTACCGGTGGCCTTCATAGCAATCTTACCGACCTCGCCACCTTCGCCAGGATGCTGGTCAATAATGGTAACGTGAATGGCAAACAGATAATATCTGCCAGCTCACTGGATGCTATGGGCCAGGTGCAATATCCTGACATCAAATCCACCCAGGGCCTTTTCTGGGAACGTTATAAACTGGACAACCGTCCTATTTTCGGGCATTCCGGAGATGTATGGGGTAGCCATTCCCTGCTGTATATCAACCCTGAAAATAAACGGGCCGCAATCATTCTATATAACCGCGACCTGGAAGATGATCAACGACCAGAAATCAATAAACTGTTACAGTTGCTGCTTACCCTATAA
- a CDS encoding LytR/AlgR family response regulator transcription factor produces MNCIVIDDEPLAREKIRLLVEQDVSLQLLGCFSGAARAADFMELNPVDLVFLDVQMPGGCGLEFARQLNKETMVVFTSAYTEYALNSYDVNAIDYLVKPVHPNRFALAVQKALDYADMKRYRKQQQQQAITTQQDYVFIRSDRRLHRVVFNECLYIEGVKDYCVLHMAGRKLMVGINLKALLEQLPQDLFVRISKSVVVNFRHVTSLNNQDVQIGELELAIGNAYREYLFSFFVAHHVVGR; encoded by the coding sequence ATGAACTGTATTGTAATTGATGATGAACCACTGGCCAGAGAGAAAATCCGGCTGCTGGTAGAGCAGGATGTATCATTGCAACTGCTGGGCTGCTTCTCCGGAGCCGCCAGGGCCGCTGATTTTATGGAGCTGAACCCGGTAGACCTGGTCTTTCTGGATGTACAGATGCCGGGCGGCTGCGGACTGGAATTTGCGAGGCAGCTCAACAAAGAAACGATGGTCGTGTTTACCTCTGCCTATACCGAATATGCGCTTAACAGTTATGATGTAAATGCCATCGACTATCTCGTGAAACCCGTGCACCCCAATCGTTTTGCACTGGCAGTGCAAAAAGCACTGGACTATGCCGACATGAAAAGATATCGTAAACAGCAACAGCAACAGGCCATTACCACACAACAGGATTATGTGTTTATCCGCTCTGACAGAAGATTACACCGGGTAGTGTTTAATGAATGTCTGTATATAGAAGGGGTGAAGGATTATTGTGTGTTGCATATGGCGGGCAGAAAACTGATGGTAGGCATCAACCTGAAAGCTTTACTGGAACAGCTGCCACAAGATCTCTTTGTGCGTATCAGTAAATCGGTGGTGGTTAATTTCCGGCATGTGACCAGCCTGAATAATCAGGATGTACAGATAGGAGAGCTGGAACTGGCCATAGGCAATGCTTACAGGGAATATCTTTTTTCTTTTTTTGTAGCGCATCATGTGGTAGGCAGATGA
- a CDS encoding RNA polymerase sigma factor, whose translation MQQPELIPHLFRTEFTKITAVLCKHFGIAHIQLAEDIASETFLRAMETWTYKGIPENPTAWLYVVAKNKAKNYFARAHMFQEKIAPELKQLTTAPSTEIDLSDKNITDSQLQMLFAICHPAISTEAQIGLALRILCGFGIDEIANAFLTNKETINKRLFRAREKLRAEKVQISIPDAVAIQEHLDTVLTTLYLLYNEGYYSESQDSIIREELCLEAMRLTRLLLDHDITNTPAVNALLALMCFQASRFPARKNEHGELILYQDQDPALWNQELIAQGAWYLHAASQGNTLTRYHMEATIAWWHTIKEDSSEKWENILQLYNQLLQLQYSPVAALNRTYALSKARGKAAAIAEAEKLGLTDNPYYYALLGELYQGIDNRQALQHLQTAQHLFKTQTEKQTIQRKINHLPTT comes from the coding sequence ATGCAACAACCCGAATTAATACCACATCTGTTCAGAACAGAGTTTACAAAAATCACGGCTGTTCTGTGCAAACATTTTGGCATAGCACATATCCAGTTGGCAGAGGATATCGCCAGCGAAACCTTCCTGCGTGCCATGGAAACCTGGACCTACAAAGGCATTCCTGAAAATCCTACCGCCTGGTTATATGTAGTGGCCAAAAACAAAGCGAAGAACTACTTCGCCCGTGCTCATATGTTTCAGGAGAAGATTGCCCCCGAACTGAAACAGCTTACTACCGCTCCCTCCACAGAGATAGACCTGTCAGATAAAAACATCACCGATAGTCAGCTGCAGATGTTGTTTGCCATCTGTCATCCGGCTATTTCCACCGAAGCACAGATAGGCCTGGCTCTGCGTATCCTCTGCGGTTTCGGCATAGACGAGATCGCCAACGCGTTTCTGACTAACAAGGAAACAATCAACAAACGACTGTTCAGGGCCAGGGAGAAATTACGGGCAGAAAAAGTACAGATCAGCATACCCGATGCGGTAGCCATACAGGAGCATCTCGATACTGTGTTAACAACATTGTATCTGCTCTACAACGAGGGCTATTATTCAGAAAGTCAGGATTCCATCATAAGGGAAGAGCTCTGCCTCGAAGCCATGCGGCTCACCAGACTACTGCTGGACCATGATATTACCAACACTCCTGCTGTCAATGCTTTGCTGGCACTCATGTGTTTTCAAGCGTCCCGCTTCCCCGCCAGAAAAAACGAACACGGCGAACTAATCCTTTACCAGGACCAGGACCCCGCCCTCTGGAATCAGGAACTGATTGCCCAGGGCGCCTGGTACCTGCATGCAGCATCCCAGGGTAATACACTTACCCGCTACCATATGGAAGCCACTATTGCCTGGTGGCATACTATCAAAGAAGACAGCAGCGAAAAATGGGAGAACATTCTTCAATTATACAACCAGCTGTTGCAATTACAGTATTCCCCGGTGGCCGCTCTCAACCGCACCTACGCACTCTCCAAAGCAAGAGGCAAAGCGGCTGCCATCGCGGAAGCAGAAAAGCTGGGACTTACAGACAATCCCTATTATTATGCACTGCTCGGAGAATTGTACCAAGGCATCGATAACCGTCAGGCACTGCAACATCTGCAAACAGCCCAACATCTCTTCAAAACACAAACAGAAAAACAAACCATCCAGCGCAAAATTAATCATCTGCCTACCACATGA
- a CDS encoding sensor histidine kinase: MQTAVHSEMIQLPLWIRKSIVYKILCHVLPAVILYFTVGMDEYRLEWQAFMKVLALIFFLAGPYVNIYFLVPGLLLRYRYYEYIMAVLGLITFLMLLTVWMEPVVTPWLKPGKSFKPYHIKDALAFYVMMLALLSASTAVTLFGQWLEAGYHRAISLQTELENLKKQLSPHFLFNTLNNLDTLIYADQQRASEVVHTLSRLLRYQLYLAGNGQVGLPQELSFIHDFLYLEKLRHDVLDVSVNTTGNIQAASVHALLLMPFVENAVKHNDYNGHPYINLELTVTAEQLVFCCINPVAATGTALPGGAGLKNVRRRLALLYPGRHSLQVENKDQLFVVTLTLSI; encoded by the coding sequence ATGCAGACTGCTGTTCATAGTGAAATGATACAACTGCCGCTATGGATAAGGAAATCCATAGTCTATAAGATACTGTGCCATGTACTGCCGGCAGTGATATTATATTTCACCGTGGGTATGGACGAATACCGGCTGGAATGGCAGGCTTTCATGAAAGTACTGGCACTTATATTTTTCCTGGCCGGACCTTATGTGAACATCTACTTTTTGGTGCCAGGCCTGTTGCTGCGATATCGTTATTATGAATATATCATGGCTGTGTTGGGGCTGATCACTTTTCTGATGTTGCTGACCGTGTGGATGGAGCCCGTGGTGACACCCTGGCTGAAGCCAGGAAAAAGTTTTAAACCTTATCACATAAAAGACGCCCTGGCCTTTTATGTGATGATGCTGGCATTGCTGTCTGCTTCCACTGCAGTAACATTATTCGGACAGTGGCTGGAAGCCGGCTATCACCGCGCTATCAGCCTACAGACAGAGTTGGAAAACCTTAAGAAACAGTTGTCGCCGCACTTTCTGTTTAATACACTCAACAACCTGGACACACTGATATATGCCGATCAGCAGCGGGCTTCGGAGGTTGTACATACATTGTCCCGTTTACTGCGTTATCAGTTGTATCTGGCTGGCAACGGCCAGGTAGGGCTGCCGCAGGAACTATCGTTTATTCATGATTTCCTCTATCTTGAAAAATTGCGACATGATGTGCTGGATGTATCAGTCAACACTACAGGCAATATACAGGCGGCATCCGTGCATGCTTTGCTGCTGATGCCCTTTGTTGAAAACGCTGTTAAACACAACGATTATAACGGTCACCCCTATATTAATCTGGAACTGACTGTTACAGCTGAACAGCTGGTATTCTGTTGTATAAACCCTGTAGCAGCCACAGGGACGGCACTTCCCGGCGGAGCTGGTCTGAAAAATGTGCGCCGGCGGTTGGCATTGTTGTACCCCGGCCGGCATTCGCTGCAGGTAGAAAACAAGGACCAGCTGTTTGTAGTAACCTTAACCTTAAGCATATGA
- a CDS encoding LytR/AlgR family response regulator transcription factor — protein MLKQVNQLLNRKYPFEIVRMKTILIISILISAVVYVYQPFGFSQYQKNKLLGAIPFGVATFSGLLFCNYILKGTLLKNRQIKWTILWEAGYILSVFLVLAFLNTLVFLYFFEDIHFFRTADTVTQLRLLLHVLLLTVAVGIFPVAAVITIRYNRALRNNLNSIIRSDQQLAPPDTAKQLVFPSANTTEQPLHISIHDFLFLEVVKNHIHVYHLADGVVTTTVIRNTLTTITETIQDATLFRCHRSFLVNLSHIKTANGNSNGYKIILKGYETYPIPVSRTFVPAFQEIIH, from the coding sequence ATGCTTAAGCAGGTCAACCAATTACTCAACAGAAAATATCCCTTTGAAATAGTCAGGATGAAAACGATCCTGATCATCAGTATACTCATCAGTGCGGTAGTGTATGTTTATCAGCCTTTCGGTTTCAGTCAGTATCAAAAAAACAAGTTGCTGGGCGCCATTCCCTTTGGTGTGGCCACTTTTTCAGGATTGTTATTCTGCAACTACATTCTGAAAGGTACCCTGCTGAAGAACAGACAAATCAAATGGACCATCTTGTGGGAAGCGGGTTATATCCTGTCGGTTTTTCTGGTGCTGGCATTTTTAAACACGCTTGTTTTTCTTTATTTTTTTGAAGATATCCACTTTTTCCGGACCGCTGATACGGTCACGCAGCTACGGCTGCTCCTGCATGTGCTGCTGCTGACAGTAGCGGTTGGCATCTTCCCGGTGGCGGCCGTTATTACCATCCGGTATAATCGCGCCCTGCGCAACAATCTCAACAGCATCATCCGCAGCGATCAGCAGCTGGCGCCGCCGGATACGGCCAAACAGCTCGTATTCCCTTCTGCCAATACAACAGAGCAGCCATTACATATCAGCATCCACGATTTCCTGTTTCTGGAAGTAGTAAAAAACCATATCCATGTTTATCATCTGGCAGATGGAGTTGTAACGACAACGGTTATACGTAATACATTAACCACTATCACCGAAACCATCCAGGATGCGACGCTCTTCCGGTGCCATCGTTCTTTTCTGGTCAACCTCAGTCATATCAAAACAGCCAACGGCAACTCCAACGGTTACAAAATCATCCTGAAAGGCTACGAAACCTATCCCATCCCGGTATCCAGGACTTTTGTGCCGGCCTTCCAGGAGATCATCCATTAG
- a CDS encoding TonB-dependent receptor, translated as MHLKMILFFALLLTFQQGYSQQPVISGTITNYKGMPVEGANIYITGSLEGATSGKDGRFSFATTYTGSVTLGVSYIGYKDYRLTAPVTEMATLSIVLQSQDKNLSEVVVRASTFSLGKSRTLEKLDALDVVMTGSSNGDIYGALMALPGTQKVGEDGKLYIRGGDNRETQTFIDGMHVLNPYSITAQDMPARGRFSPFLFQGINFSLGGYESEFGQALSAVLPMDTKDVAGSTKAGVNASPLSIGGGGSVAFKKSSLSGNVNYLNLGLYNQFLPDRYTWKKPYQSVSAEAQYKTAPGPRSLFKLYTAYDRTAFIRTFADTLNDVPLRDFNLNQDNYYLNATLKTKLRHNTRLFVGAAFSYVDSHYGSAKFQGDDYRQQENEWHIKAKLEKTIVPAYRLSTGVEAYLKGYRTMYHDTVQQLLQDRQLNNQLYAAFVDNQIRLLHGLYANVSGRLEYTQFNHAWNLSPRISLNYLADKFQVSAIYGKYYQAPDNTVLAAPHQDLQQSLATHYILGASWDFNGRLLKAEAYYKSYDQLELLRQQVYTSDGYGKSAGFDIYYSDETSVKRLKYNVSYSFNDAARLYRDFPVMSTPLFASRHNARMSFKYHFPLIKTYAGFTGTYASGRPYHNPNMPGFMNAIDKAYFSLDANLTFLLSPRVILYTSMGNLTGRANTYGYRYAPSPDSKGVYAGEPVMASRSRFFYLGLFISLKGSSAYDVSSF; from the coding sequence ATGCATTTAAAAATGATACTCTTTTTTGCCCTCTTACTGACATTCCAACAGGGCTATTCCCAACAACCTGTGATCAGCGGGACCATCACCAATTATAAAGGGATGCCGGTAGAAGGCGCCAATATTTATATTACCGGCAGCCTGGAAGGGGCTACTTCCGGTAAAGACGGAAGGTTCAGTTTTGCCACTACCTATACCGGAAGTGTGACCCTCGGCGTGAGCTACATCGGGTACAAAGACTACCGGCTCACTGCCCCGGTAACGGAGATGGCTACACTGTCCATCGTTTTGCAGAGCCAGGACAAAAACCTGAGCGAAGTAGTGGTGAGGGCCAGCACCTTCAGTCTGGGTAAAAGCCGTACGCTGGAAAAGCTGGATGCGCTCGATGTAGTGATGACCGGCAGCTCCAACGGTGATATCTATGGGGCACTTATGGCCCTGCCCGGCACGCAGAAAGTAGGAGAAGATGGTAAGCTGTACATCCGCGGGGGCGATAATCGCGAAACACAGACCTTCATCGACGGGATGCATGTGCTCAACCCCTATTCCATTACAGCGCAGGACATGCCCGCCCGTGGCCGGTTTTCACCTTTCCTCTTCCAGGGCATCAATTTCTCCCTGGGCGGTTATGAATCAGAATTCGGACAAGCCCTCTCGGCGGTGTTACCCATGGACACCAAAGATGTGGCCGGCAGTACCAAAGCCGGTGTCAACGCTTCGCCCCTGAGCATAGGTGGTGGCGGCTCTGTCGCATTCAAAAAAAGCTCCCTCTCTGGTAATGTCAATTATTTGAATCTGGGATTGTACAACCAGTTCCTGCCCGACCGCTACACCTGGAAGAAACCATACCAGTCAGTATCTGCTGAAGCCCAGTATAAAACAGCGCCAGGCCCCCGCAGCCTTTTTAAGCTGTATACCGCCTACGACAGAACTGCCTTCATCCGCACTTTTGCCGATACGCTGAATGATGTGCCACTAAGGGATTTTAACCTGAACCAGGACAACTATTACCTGAATGCGACCCTTAAAACAAAACTCCGCCATAATACCCGCCTGTTCGTGGGAGCCGCCTTTTCTTATGTGGACAGTCATTACGGGAGCGCTAAGTTTCAGGGAGATGATTACCGGCAGCAGGAAAATGAATGGCATATCAAAGCAAAGCTGGAGAAGACCATTGTACCGGCTTACCGGCTGAGCACCGGGGTGGAGGCTTATCTGAAAGGCTACCGGACCATGTATCACGATACGGTGCAACAGCTGTTGCAGGACCGTCAGCTGAATAATCAGTTGTATGCCGCTTTTGTAGACAACCAGATACGGCTGCTGCACGGGTTATACGCAAATGTATCCGGACGTCTGGAATATACACAGTTCAACCATGCCTGGAATCTCTCTCCCCGTATATCCCTGAATTATCTGGCAGATAAATTCCAGGTGTCTGCCATCTATGGCAAATATTATCAAGCGCCCGACAATACTGTGTTGGCGGCTCCGCACCAGGACCTGCAGCAGTCTCTTGCCACTCATTACATCCTCGGCGCTTCCTGGGATTTTAATGGCAGACTGCTGAAGGCGGAAGCCTATTATAAGTCATATGATCAGCTGGAACTGTTGCGGCAACAGGTGTATACTTCTGATGGATATGGTAAGAGCGCAGGTTTTGATATATATTATTCAGATGAGACCAGTGTGAAACGACTGAAGTATAATGTTTCTTATTCTTTTAATGATGCAGCGCGCCTGTACAGGGATTTTCCGGTGATGTCCACTCCATTGTTTGCTTCCCGGCATAATGCGCGGATGTCTTTTAAATATCATTTCCCGCTGATAAAGACCTATGCAGGGTTTACGGGCACTTATGCCAGTGGCAGGCCTTACCACAATCCCAATATGCCGGGGTTTATGAATGCCATCGACAAAGCCTATTTCAGTCTCGATGCCAACCTGACCTTCCTGCTGAGTCCCCGGGTTATATTGTATACTTCTATGGGCAATCTCACGGGTAGGGCCAATACCTATGGTTACCGTTATGCGCCATCGCCAGATAGCAAGGGTGTTTATGCCGGAGAGCCGGTGATGGCCTCCCGTAGCCGTTTTTTCTATCTCGGGCTGTTCATCTCCCTGAAAGGCAGTTCCGCTTATGATGTGTCCAGTTTTTAA
- a CDS encoding YciI family protein: MDEFMLIFRHQDGKKIASPEQMQIWMKQTMDWIGGIAAQNKFSGGNGLPFEDARVVHHDKVVTNGPFGEIKETIAGYVIVKADSVDEAVAFAKGCPALQGEGNTVEVRRIAKGDGTH, from the coding sequence ATGGACGAATTTATGCTGATATTCCGCCACCAGGACGGTAAAAAAATCGCCTCCCCCGAACAGATGCAGATATGGATGAAACAGACCATGGACTGGATCGGTGGCATTGCCGCACAAAACAAGTTCAGCGGCGGCAACGGTCTTCCTTTTGAAGACGCCCGCGTAGTACATCATGATAAAGTGGTCACCAACGGGCCTTTCGGAGAGATCAAGGAAACCATTGCAGGATACGTGATTGTGAAAGCCGACTCTGTGGACGAAGCCGTGGCTTTTGCCAAAGGCTGTCCTGCTTTACAGGGAGAAGGCAATACCGTAGAAGTGAGAAGGATAGCCAAAGGTGATGGCACCCACTAA